GCTCTATTCTGTACATAAAATCATCAGCATCATTCTCCTTGCAGAAAAAAAGGGTAGTGAGCTTGGAATACCTGTAGTTCCTGTATTTTGGATTGCTGGTGAAGATCATGATTATTTGGAAGTAAACCATGTATTTGTGCCTGGAGCAGAGAAAATGGAAAGAAAAACATTCCCGCAAAGGGTAGTGGAAAAGAAGATGGCTTCCGATATTGAGCTCGATAAAGAAATTTGTTATGCATGGGCAGAGAAGCTAATCAAGGCTGATGGCGAAACAGAGCATTCAAAAGAGCTCTTGGTATTAGTGAAAGAGGCAGTTGATGCATCCCATACTTTTGTTGACCTGTTCAGCTATTTAGTGATGCACTTATTCCAGGAGTTTGGTTTACTGATTGTTGATTCAGGTGATAAAGCATTACGTGTTCTCGAAAAAGAAATTTTCTTAAACCAAATAGACCAGTTTAAAGAAATAGGAGAAGCTGTTCAAAAACAGCAAACGATTGTTAAAGAAAGCGGCTATTCTACAGTTATTGAAATGAGTGATAATCCTGTCAACTTGTTCTATTATGATGAAGAAAATTCAGAGAGAATACTGCTTACATATGATGAAGAAAAAAGTCTGTTTGTCGGTAAAGACCAGACAGTACATTTTACGTTAGAGGAATTAAAGGAAATCGCAAGTGAATTCCCTCATAAGCTTAGCAATAATGTGGTGACAAGACCAATCATGCAGGACCTTCTTTTCCCGACACTTGCGTTTATTGGCGGTCCTGGGGAAATCGCTTATTGGGGCGAGTTGAAGCAGGCTTTTGAACAAATGAATATTAAAATGCCGCCAATTGTACCGCGTCTAAATATCACCTTGCTTGAGAGATGTGTGGAAGCTGATATGGAAGAGCTTGGTTTAACGCTCGCAGATGTATTACAGTCAGGCACAGAGGAAGCATGCAACTCGTTCCTTGCAGCTGTTAGCAATGATAAGGTGGATGATCTTATTGTTCAGTTGAAATCCGACATTGCCAATAAATACAAGGATTTGCAAAGTGAAATGGAAAAAACCATGAAAGGCATGCTGCCATTGCTTCAAAAGAATGAGAATCTCCTGCTTAATCAAGTGGATTTCCTCGCTAAAAAGGTGGAAATGGACCTAAAGACGAAGCATGAGGTGATTTTAAATAAGTATGCACGAATTGAACGATGTATCAGGCCAGACGGGATACCGCAAGAGCGTGTATGGAATATTTTCTACTTTTTGAATCACTTTGGTCTTCATTTCCTTGAAGATGTACTGAAGCTGCCGATGGAGTTTGACGGCAGCCACAAGGTTGTTAAATTGTAATATTTGTAGCTGTCCTGTTAAAAAGGGCAGCTTTTTTTGCGTTTATCAGGCAAAATCAAACATTTTTCCTCAAATGTTCAGTAAAACAGCCGAAATAAAAGGCGAAACCGCAAAATTTGCTAATAAAAATACAGGGATATCTCTTGCAGGAAATGCATAATACAGATAGAATTTATGTATCAGTGGTGGAAAGTGGGGGAATGTGGTACATTGAGGTTAGAAAGTGGGGGTTGCAGGTATGTTTATGGGCGAATATCATCATAATGTTGACGCCAAAGGTCGTTTGATCGTACCTGCGAAATTTAGGGACCATTTAGGGGAAACCTTTATACTAACCCGCGGACTTGATCAATGTTTATTCGGTTACCCGCTCTCAGAATGGGAGATAATAGAAGAGAAGCTGAAGGCGCTGCCTTTAACGAAAAAGGACGCTCGGGCTTTTACACGTTTTTTCTTTTCTGGAGCCACAGAATGCGAGCTCGATAAACAAGGGCGCATTAATATTGCTTCCCCGCTTGTGCAGTATGCAAAGCTGGAAAAGGAATGCATAATTTTAGGTGTATCCAATCGCATCGAAATCTGGAGTAAATCACTCTGGGAAGAATATTTTTCAGAATCTGAGGATTCTTTTGCAGAAATTGCAGAAAATATGATTGGCTTTGATATTTAAAAATGGTTTTTAGAATAATCTATAGACAGGTGGACAACATGTTTAAACATACTACAGTATTGCTGAATGAGGCCGTTGACGGCTTAAATATACAACCAGATGGCATTTATGTCGACTGTACGCTTGGTGGAGCAGGACATAGTGAACTGATTCTATCCAAACTATCTGACAAAGGCAGACTGATTGCTTTTGACCAAGATGAGACAGCTATCATGAATGCAGAGAAAAAACTTGAACCCTATAAGGACAAGCTGACAATCGTCAAAAGCAACTTCAGCAATTTAAAGGAAGAAATACATAATCTTGGAATTACAGGTGTGGATGGGGTGCTTTACGATTTAGGTGTTTCCTCACCTCAGCTAGATACACCAGAAAGAGGCTTCAGCTATCACCATGATGCCCCTCTCGATATGAGAATGGACAGTGATGCAGATATATCTGCATACGAAGTTGTTAATAATTGGAAGTACGAAGATTTAGTGAGAATCTTTTTCCGTTATGGGGAAGAGAAATTTTCAAAGCAAATCGCCCGCAAGATTGAAGCGGCAAGGGAAACAAAGCCTGTAGAAACGACTGGGGAGCTTGTTGAATTAATTAAAGACGCAATTCCAGCACCTGCAAGACGAAAAGGCGGACATCCGGCAAAAAGAGTATTCCAAGCCATCAGAATTGCTGTAAATGATGAATTGGGTGTTTTTGAAGACTCCATTGGACAAGCTATTTCATTGTTAAATAAGGGCGGAAGAATAAGTGTCATTACCTTCCATTCCCTTGAAGATAGAATTTGCAAGGCTGCATTTAAAAAGGCGAGCGATTTACCTGACTTACCGCCAGGTTTGCCAATCATTCCTGATGAGTTTCAGCCAGAGTTAAAGCTAATCACTAGGAAACCG
This DNA window, taken from Niallia sp. Man26, encodes the following:
- the bshC gene encoding bacillithiol biosynthesis cysteine-adding enzyme BshC: MEMVNLSLPAGNQFVTDYLSQDDKVKGFYHYNHGDKDSYFQRVKELEKRQFMRNELADHIAGYMRAFPQSEKVQQNIANLRKDNSVVVIGGQQAGILTGPLYSVHKIISIILLAEKKGSELGIPVVPVFWIAGEDHDYLEVNHVFVPGAEKMERKTFPQRVVEKKMASDIELDKEICYAWAEKLIKADGETEHSKELLVLVKEAVDASHTFVDLFSYLVMHLFQEFGLLIVDSGDKALRVLEKEIFLNQIDQFKEIGEAVQKQQTIVKESGYSTVIEMSDNPVNLFYYDEENSERILLTYDEEKSLFVGKDQTVHFTLEELKEIASEFPHKLSNNVVTRPIMQDLLFPTLAFIGGPGEIAYWGELKQAFEQMNIKMPPIVPRLNITLLERCVEADMEELGLTLADVLQSGTEEACNSFLAAVSNDKVDDLIVQLKSDIANKYKDLQSEMEKTMKGMLPLLQKNENLLLNQVDFLAKKVEMDLKTKHEVILNKYARIERCIRPDGIPQERVWNIFYFLNHFGLHFLEDVLKLPMEFDGSHKVVKL
- the mraZ gene encoding division/cell wall cluster transcriptional repressor MraZ, whose translation is MFMGEYHHNVDAKGRLIVPAKFRDHLGETFILTRGLDQCLFGYPLSEWEIIEEKLKALPLTKKDARAFTRFFFSGATECELDKQGRINIASPLVQYAKLEKECIILGVSNRIEIWSKSLWEEYFSESEDSFAEIAENMIGFDI
- the rsmH gene encoding 16S rRNA (cytosine(1402)-N(4))-methyltransferase RsmH, with the translated sequence MFKHTTVLLNEAVDGLNIQPDGIYVDCTLGGAGHSELILSKLSDKGRLIAFDQDETAIMNAEKKLEPYKDKLTIVKSNFSNLKEEIHNLGITGVDGVLYDLGVSSPQLDTPERGFSYHHDAPLDMRMDSDADISAYEVVNNWKYEDLVRIFFRYGEEKFSKQIARKIEAARETKPVETTGELVELIKDAIPAPARRKGGHPAKRVFQAIRIAVNDELGVFEDSIGQAISLLNKGGRISVITFHSLEDRICKAAFKKASDLPDLPPGLPIIPDEFQPELKLITRKPIVPSEEELEENNRARSAKLRIAEKL